Proteins encoded by one window of Chryseobacterium aquaeductus:
- the ftsY gene encoding signal recognition particle-docking protein FtsY: MSWFKNIFKKEEKETLDKGLEKSNQGFFEKMTKAVVGKSKVDDEVLDDLEEILIASDVGASTTIKIIQRIEERIARDKYVNTSELDRILREEISGLLLENPQANTGNIDTSKKPYVIMVVGVNGVGKTTTIGKLAHQFKSEGKKVVLGAGDTFRAAAVDQLTIWSERAGVTIVKQEMGSDPASVAFDTVQSAVAQDADVVIIDTAGRLHNKINLMNELSKIKRVMQKVIPDAPHEILLVLDGSTGQNAFEQAKQFTAATEVNALAVTKLDGTAKGGVVIGISDQFQIPVKYIGVGEKIQDLQLFNGTEFVDSFFKKR, translated from the coding sequence ATGAGTTGGTTTAAAAATATTTTTAAAAAAGAAGAAAAAGAAACTTTAGATAAAGGTCTTGAAAAATCTAACCAGGGTTTCTTTGAAAAAATGACTAAAGCCGTTGTCGGCAAAAGCAAAGTAGATGATGAGGTTTTGGATGATCTTGAAGAAATACTTATTGCTTCCGATGTAGGCGCGTCTACCACCATTAAAATCATCCAGAGAATTGAAGAACGTATCGCAAGAGACAAGTACGTCAACACAAGCGAACTTGACCGTATTTTACGTGAAGAAATCTCAGGACTTCTGCTAGAAAACCCACAAGCCAACACCGGAAACATCGACACTTCAAAAAAACCTTACGTCATCATGGTTGTAGGAGTAAACGGTGTCGGGAAAACCACTACAATAGGAAAATTGGCGCATCAGTTTAAATCTGAAGGAAAAAAAGTGGTGCTGGGTGCCGGAGATACCTTCCGTGCAGCGGCTGTAGATCAGCTTACGATTTGGAGCGAAAGAGCCGGAGTAACGATCGTAAAACAGGAAATGGGTTCAGACCCTGCATCTGTAGCGTTTGACACTGTACAAAGTGCTGTTGCTCAAGATGCTGATGTTGTCATCATCGATACTGCAGGAAGACTTCACAATAAAATCAATCTGATGAATGAGCTTTCTAAAATTAAAAGAGTAATGCAGAAAGTGATCCCAGATGCTCCACATGAAATTTTATTGGTACTAGATGGATCAACAGGGCAAAATGCTTTTGAGCAGGCAAAACAATTTACTGCAGCTACTGAAGTAAATGCTCTGGCAGTAACAAAATTAGACGGAACCGCAAAAGGTGGTGTAGTGATTGGAATTTCTGATCAGTTTCAGATTCCTGTAAAATATATCGGTGTCGGAGAAAAGATACAAGACCTGCAATTATTTAATGGTACAGAGTTTGTAGACTCATTCTTCAAGAAGAGATAA
- the rpmB gene encoding 50S ribosomal protein L28, translating to MSRICQITGKRAMVGNNVSHANNKTKRRFEINLLEKKFYLPEQDKHVTLKVSAHGLRVINKIGIEEAIERGIREGLIKKN from the coding sequence ATGTCAAGAATTTGCCAGATAACAGGAAAGCGTGCAATGGTTGGTAACAACGTTTCCCACGCTAATAACAAAACGAAGCGTCGTTTTGAAATTAACTTATTGGAAAAGAAATTTTACCTTCCAGAGCAAGACAAGCATGTTACGCTAAAAGTTTCAGCTCATGGATTGAGAGTTATTAACAAGATTGGAATCGAAGAAGCTATCGAAAGAGGCATCAGAGAAGGATTGATTAAAAAGAACTAA
- the sppA gene encoding signal peptide peptidase SppA, with amino-acid sequence MKSFFKNVLANIVAIVVLCVVFFFFFIIMVAFGSMSNEKSVNVKKNSVLTINLKTDIIDSPTEDQQSIFNVNNKNTSVLIYDVLDAVRKAKDDDKIKGISIEVDNLNAGITQIDDLRAAIQDFKKSGKFVYAYGNMVSQSSYYLGSVADEYYLNPSGGIELKGLSTEVTFFKDFAEKYGIGIEVIRHGKFKSAVEPFLRNDISPENKEQLSTLLNDIWDNTASKIAVSRKMNVNQFKMVVDSLYGMIPDVSVKNKLADKLIQKTEYDQMIKTKLKLKQDDKLNKISLTKYIDSFTDKDKSGEKVAVLYASGSINNGDAYSDINSERYIKYIKELQDDDKIKAVVLRINSPGGSANASDEILFELQQLKKKKPLVVSFGDYAASGGYYIAMAADKIYSEPNTLTGSIGVFGVMPYFKDLANRNGVRSDIVATNANAAYYSSLNGLTPYGVNIMTKSVEGTYKRFVHFVTQNRKKTFEDIDAIGGGRVWSGTRAKQIGLVDELGSLEDAVKFAAQKANLKSYNVSSYPKKMTAFEQIFEDLNEDDISARVIKNKIGKSNYEILEQITDKKLKSEVKMEMPYQIKIN; translated from the coding sequence ATGAAGAGTTTCTTTAAGAATGTATTGGCAAATATAGTAGCTATTGTGGTACTATGTGTTGTGTTTTTCTTCTTTTTTATCATCATGGTTGCATTTGGATCCATGAGTAATGAAAAATCTGTGAATGTAAAGAAGAATTCTGTTTTGACAATTAATCTCAAAACGGATATTATAGACAGCCCAACGGAGGATCAGCAAAGTATTTTTAATGTCAATAATAAAAATACCAGTGTATTAATATATGATGTATTAGACGCGGTAAGAAAAGCAAAAGATGACGATAAGATTAAAGGTATAAGTATCGAGGTAGACAATCTGAATGCAGGAATTACTCAAATTGATGATTTGCGAGCTGCAATTCAGGATTTTAAGAAGAGTGGAAAATTTGTGTATGCTTACGGTAACATGGTTTCGCAGTCTTCTTATTATTTAGGTTCTGTCGCTGATGAGTATTATCTTAATCCGTCTGGAGGAATAGAATTAAAGGGACTTTCTACGGAAGTTACTTTCTTTAAAGATTTTGCCGAAAAGTATGGTATCGGGATCGAAGTTATCCGTCATGGGAAATTCAAGTCTGCGGTTGAGCCATTTTTAAGAAATGATATTTCTCCCGAAAACAAAGAACAGCTGAGTACTCTTCTTAATGATATTTGGGATAACACAGCTTCGAAAATTGCTGTCTCCAGAAAAATGAATGTAAATCAGTTTAAAATGGTCGTGGATAGTTTGTACGGAATGATTCCTGATGTAAGTGTAAAAAATAAACTGGCAGATAAGTTGATTCAGAAAACCGAATATGATCAAATGATCAAGACAAAGTTGAAGTTGAAGCAAGATGATAAATTAAATAAAATCTCTTTAACAAAGTATATAGATTCTTTCACGGATAAAGATAAGTCTGGAGAAAAAGTTGCCGTTTTATATGCCTCAGGTTCTATTAATAATGGTGATGCGTACAGTGACATAAATTCTGAAAGGTATATTAAATATATAAAAGAACTTCAGGATGACGACAAGATCAAAGCTGTGGTTCTAAGAATCAATTCGCCGGGAGGAAGTGCAAATGCTTCAGACGAAATTCTGTTTGAACTTCAGCAATTGAAAAAGAAAAAACCATTGGTGGTATCTTTCGGAGATTATGCCGCTTCCGGTGGATATTATATTGCTATGGCTGCGGATAAGATTTATTCTGAACCGAATACCCTTACAGGATCAATCGGAGTATTTGGTGTGATGCCTTACTTCAAAGATTTAGCAAACAGAAACGGAGTGCGTTCCGATATTGTTGCTACCAATGCAAATGCAGCGTATTATTCTTCTTTAAACGGACTGACGCCTTACGGAGTGAATATAATGACTAAAAGTGTAGAAGGTACTTACAAAAGATTTGTACATTTTGTAACTCAAAACAGAAAAAAAACTTTTGAAGATATAGATGCAATTGGTGGTGGTAGAGTGTGGAGCGGTACCCGTGCAAAGCAAATAGGTTTGGTAGATGAGTTGGGTAGTTTGGAAGATGCTGTGAAGTTTGCGGCGCAAAAAGCAAATCTTAAATCATACAATGTTTCATCTTATCCTAAAAAAATGACAGCATTTGAGCAGATTTTTGAAGATCTAAATGAAGATGATATTTCTGCAAGAGTAATTAAGAACAAAATTGGTAAATCAAACTATGAAATTCTAGAACAGATTACAGACAAGAAATTGAAGTCTGAAGTGAAAATGGAAATGCCTTATCAGATTAAGATAAACTAA
- a CDS encoding GlsB/YeaQ/YmgE family stress response membrane protein has product MGILSWIIFGLIAGAIAKALHPGNDPGGWIVTIIIGILGSMLGGWIGSMIFGVDVSGFNLSSFLVAIGGSVLLLAIYRMVTKK; this is encoded by the coding sequence ATGGGAATTTTATCATGGATCATTTTTGGTCTTATCGCAGGAGCAATCGCTAAAGCTTTACATCCTGGAAACGATCCTGGCGGATGGATTGTAACAATCATCATCGGTATCTTAGGAAGTATGCTGGGTGGATGGATCGGATCTATGATCTTCGGAGTAGATGTATCAGGATTTAATTTATCTAGCTTCCTGGTAGCAATTGGAGGATCAGTTCTTTTACTTGCAATCTACAGAATGGTAACAAAGAAATAA
- the lnt gene encoding apolipoprotein N-acyltransferase, whose translation MKYFLLTLISAMLLSISWPTYGVPFFIFFALVPLLMMEHGVSKFSQFKRKSWVIFGLSYLCFVIWNIVTTGWLYEARNPDGSHSLFAVVFPVLVNSLLYAVVFQCYHWYKNAQGTYWGLAFFVAIWMCFEKFHLNWELTWPWLNLGNVFSDYPEIIQWYDTLGATGGSFWILVSNVLIFYTIRIFEAGRKRKNLIINIGITTIFIGLPIIISLFTYHNYNEKPIGQINVLLLQPALDPYAEKYSEDSITIQNDLLKLAEDHSKIKIDYYIAPETALPGRGSFSETAFEKSEVLNNVKGFLAKHPGSVFATGVSSHRYYTSEKDLPKEAYELNKGLWVERYNSAVQIIPDQKVEVYHKGKLVPGVEIFPYMSFFKPLLGDAMLDLGGTVASLGTDDERVAFSNPSNKGKIAPIICYESIYGEFTAEYVKKGANFLAIMTNDSWWGVSEGHKQLLSYAKLRAIETRREIARSANSGISAHISARGEILEDTFYGDKTALFAKVNLYDHETFYVKSGDLLTRFSIFAFGFLLFYFLITRVQDKMQKKKV comes from the coding sequence ATGAAATACTTTTTACTTACACTCATTTCGGCGATGCTATTGTCGATATCATGGCCTACCTACGGAGTTCCGTTTTTTATATTTTTTGCACTGGTTCCGCTTCTGATGATGGAACATGGTGTTTCTAAATTTTCGCAGTTCAAAAGAAAAAGCTGGGTGATTTTCGGGCTTTCATACCTTTGTTTTGTCATCTGGAATATTGTTACAACCGGTTGGCTTTACGAAGCCAGAAATCCTGATGGAAGCCATTCTCTTTTTGCAGTTGTATTTCCTGTTTTGGTTAATTCTTTATTATACGCCGTGGTTTTCCAATGTTACCACTGGTATAAAAACGCGCAGGGAACTTACTGGGGTCTTGCATTTTTTGTTGCGATCTGGATGTGTTTTGAGAAATTTCATCTGAATTGGGAACTTACATGGCCATGGTTGAATTTAGGAAATGTATTTTCAGATTATCCTGAAATCATTCAGTGGTATGATACTTTAGGCGCTACAGGAGGAAGCTTTTGGATCTTGGTGTCAAATGTTTTAATTTTTTATACCATTAGAATATTTGAAGCAGGAAGAAAGCGAAAAAATTTAATCATCAATATTGGGATTACCACAATTTTCATCGGATTGCCAATCATTATTTCTTTGTTTACCTACCATAATTATAATGAAAAACCGATTGGTCAGATCAATGTTTTGTTGCTACAGCCGGCTTTAGATCCTTATGCTGAAAAATACTCTGAAGACAGTATTACGATACAGAACGACCTTTTAAAACTAGCAGAAGATCACTCAAAAATAAAAATCGATTACTATATCGCTCCGGAAACAGCACTTCCCGGAAGAGGTTCGTTCTCGGAAACTGCATTTGAAAAAAGTGAAGTTTTAAATAACGTTAAAGGATTTTTGGCGAAACATCCTGGATCTGTTTTTGCGACAGGAGTTTCTTCTCACAGATATTATACAAGTGAAAAAGATTTACCAAAAGAAGCCTACGAACTCAATAAAGGATTATGGGTGGAAAGGTATAATTCTGCAGTACAAATCATTCCTGATCAAAAAGTTGAGGTTTACCATAAAGGAAAACTGGTTCCGGGAGTTGAAATTTTCCCATATATGAGCTTTTTTAAACCACTATTAGGAGATGCCATGCTTGATTTGGGAGGAACAGTCGCTTCATTGGGAACAGACGATGAGCGAGTAGCTTTTTCAAATCCTTCCAACAAAGGAAAAATCGCACCTATTATTTGTTATGAAAGCATTTATGGCGAATTTACTGCAGAATATGTAAAAAAAGGAGCCAACTTTTTGGCGATCATGACGAATGACTCATGGTGGGGAGTTTCGGAAGGTCACAAGCAACTTTTATCTTACGCAAAACTGCGCGCTATTGAAACCAGAAGAGAGATTGCAAGATCTGCAAATAGCGGGATTTCAGCGCATATCAGTGCAAGAGGAGAGATATTAGAAGATACTTTTTACGGAGACAAAACAGCTTTATTTGCCAAAGTAAATCTTTATGATCATGAAACCTTTTATGTAAAATCCGGAGATCTATTGACAAGATTTTCAATATTTGCATTTGGTTTCCTATTGTTTTACTTCCTTATAACAAGAGTGCAGGACAAAATGCAGAAAAAGAAAGTTTAA
- the rpmG gene encoding 50S ribosomal protein L33, with amino-acid sequence MAKKGNRVQVILECTEHKESGMPGMSRYISTKNKKNTTERLELKKYNPVLKRSTLHKEIK; translated from the coding sequence ATGGCAAAAAAAGGAAACAGAGTTCAAGTAATTCTTGAATGTACAGAGCACAAAGAAAGTGGTATGCCAGGAATGTCTAGATACATTTCTACAAAAAATAAAAAGAACACTACAGAAAGATTGGAATTGAAAAAATACAATCCTGTTCTTAAAAGATCTACCCTTCACAAAGAAATCAAGTAA
- a CDS encoding VanZ family protein, with protein MMLKKFYKFFIFPYTIFLLYLMFFGMGRYQYDENVIRIEPVFSTLNFIENTIRWWDIIRIVLGNVIMFIPFGFLGCAFPQLKDLKSTVMVFVSAIVIVEGLQYFTRLGIFEIDDIILNTFGVYLGYKIRTFFELRFKNSVV; from the coding sequence ATGATGTTAAAGAAATTTTACAAATTTTTCATTTTTCCTTATACGATTTTTCTCCTTTACCTAATGTTTTTTGGAATGGGAAGGTATCAGTATGACGAAAATGTAATAAGAATAGAACCCGTTTTTTCGACTTTGAATTTCATAGAAAATACGATCCGTTGGTGGGATATTATTCGTATTGTGTTGGGAAACGTGATTATGTTTATACCCTTTGGTTTTTTGGGATGTGCTTTTCCTCAATTGAAGGATTTAAAAAGTACTGTCATGGTTTTTGTCTCTGCAATTGTGATTGTAGAGGGGCTTCAATATTTTACAAGACTGGGAATTTTTGAGATTGATGATATCATCCTCAATACTTTTGGAGTTTATTTAGGCTATAAAATTCGCACTTTTTTTGAATTGCGTTTCAAAAATTCAGTTGTCTAA
- a CDS encoding DUF4295 family protein — MAKKVVATLQSGQSKKMTKVVKMVKSSKSEAYVFEEKVMNADEVDAYLKK; from the coding sequence ATGGCAAAGAAAGTAGTAGCAACCCTACAAAGCGGACAGTCAAAAAAAATGACTAAAGTGGTGAAAATGGTGAAGTCTTCTAAATCAGAAGCTTACGTTTTCGAAGAAAAAGTAATGAATGCAGACGAAGTTGACGCTTATTTGAAAAAATAA